The Salvia miltiorrhiza cultivar Shanhuang (shh) chromosome 1, IMPLAD_Smil_shh, whole genome shotgun sequence genome has a window encoding:
- the LOC131025223 gene encoding protein NRT1/ PTR FAMILY 6.3-like, with product MASSLPQTKPDAETLPDAWDYKGRPALRSSSGGWATAAMILGVEGCERLTTLGIAVNLLTYLTRTMHLGNAVSANTVTNFLGTSFMLCLLGGFIADTYLGRYLTIGIFATVQATGVTILTISTIIPSLRPPKCAAGSPSCIPASSKQMLVLYAALYLTALGTGGLKSSVSGFGSDQFDESDAKEKKQMIKFFNWFFFFISIGALAAVTVLVYIQDHLGREWGYGICACAILVGLLVFLSGTKRYRFKKLVGSPLTQIASVFVAAWRKRRLQPPSDASLLFDVDDIVGEEGETKKRLKQKQKLPHSKEFRFLDKAAIKDSNMAMNVPNKWYLSTLTDVEEVKLVIRMLPTWATTVMFWTVYAQMTTFSVSQATTMDRRIGASFEIPAASLTVFFVATILLTVPVYDRIIAPICKKLLKNPQGLTPLQRIGVGLVLSIFAMAAAALTEIKRLRVARSHGLTHVRDTNVPLSVFWLVPQFLLVGSGEAFTYMGQLDFFLRECPKGMKTMSTGLFLSTLSLGFFVSSILVTLVHKLTAHTKPWLADNLNQGRLYNFYWLLTILSLFNLIVFLVCSRWYVYKEKRLAEEGIELEDSGPSCH from the exons ATGGCTTCTTCACTCCCCCAAACAAAACCAGACGCCGAGACGCTCCCCGATGCCTGGGACTACAAGGGCCGCCCCGCCCTCAGATCCTCCTCCGGCGGCTGGGCCACCGCCGCCATGATTCTAG GTGTGGAGGGGTGTGAGAGGCTGACGACGCTGGGAATCGCGGTCAATCTGCTCACCTACTTGACTCGCACCATGCATTTGGGAAATGCTGTTTCCGCCAACACTGTCACCAATTTTCTTGGCACCTCTTTCATGCTGTGTTTGCTCGGAGGTTTTATCGCTGACACCTATTTAGGaag GTATTTGACCATTGGCATCTTTGCCACTGTTCAGGCAACG GGTGTAACGATCTTGACAATCTCAACCATAATCCCGAGCCTCCGGCCGCCGAAGTGCGCCGCCGGAAGCCCGTCATGTATTCCGGCAAGCAGCAAGCAGATGCTGGTCCTCTACGCCGCTCTCTACCTGACCGCCCTCGGCACCGGCGGCCTGAAGTCCAGCGTGTCCGGGTTCGGCTCCGACCAGTTCGACGAGTCCGACGCCAAGGAGAAGAAGCAGATGATAAAGTTCTTCAActggttcttcttcttcatcagcaTCGGCGCCCTCGCCGCCGTCACCGTGCTCGTCTACATTCAGGATCACCTCGGCCGCGAGTGGGGCTACGGCATCTGCGCCTGCGCCATCCTCGTCGGCCTCCTCGTCTTCTTGTCCGGGACAAAACGCTACCGTTTCAAGAAGCTGGTCGGCAGCCCGCTCACGCAGATCGCCTCCGTCTTCGTGGCCGCGTGGCGGAAGAGGCGCCTCCAGCCGCCGTCGGATGCCTCGCTCCTCTTCGACGTCGACGACATCGTCGGGGAGGAAGGAGAGACTAAGAAGAGGCTGAAGCAGAAGCAGAAGCTGCCGCACAGCAAGGAGTTCCG TTTTCTCGATAAGGCAGCTATCAAGGATTCAAACATGGCAATGAATGTCCCCAACAAGTGGTACCTTTCCACACTAACAGATGTTGAAGAAGTGAAATTGGTAATAAGAATGCTCCCAACATGGGCCACAACGGTCATGTTTTGGACCGTCTATGCCCAAATGACCACTTTCTCCGTCTCTCAAGCAACCACCATGGACCGCCGCATCGGCGCATCCTTCGAGATTCCCGCCGCCTCCCTCACCGTGTTCTTCGTGGCCACCATCCTCTTGACCGTGCCGGTGTACGACCGGATAATCGCCCCGATTTGCAAGAAGCTGCTGAAGAACCCGCAAGGCCTAACCCCCCTTCAACGGATAGGCGTCGGCCTAGTGCTGTCGATCTTCGccatggcggcggcggcgctcacCGAGATCAAGAGACTCAGGGTTGCTCGGTCGCACGGTTTGACGCACGTGCGGGACACGAATGTGCCGCTGAGCGTGTTCTGGCTGGTCCCACAGTTCCTGCTTGTGGGGTCCGGTGAAGCGTTTACGTACATGGGGCAGCTTGATTTCTTCCTGAGAGAGTGCCCTAAGGGGATGAAGACCATGTCCACTGGCTTGTTCTTGAGCACTCTCTCACTAGGCTTCTTCGTCAGCTCCATTTTGGTCACACTTGTGCACAAGCTCACTGCTCACACCAAACCCTGGTTGGCTGATAATCTCAATCAAGGGAGGCTTTACAATTTCTATTGGCTGTTGACGATTTTGAGCCTTTTCAATTTGATAGTGTTTTTGGTTTGTTCGAGATGGTATGTTTACAAGGAGAAGAGGCTTGCGGAAGAGGGGATTGAGTTGGAAGATAGCGGACCCAGTTGCCATTAA